The following nucleotide sequence is from Bacteroidetes Order II. bacterium.
CAACTTTCACGAACAGGAAGCAACTTCACAGACTCCGGCTTGATCTGGTTATGGCAATTCATGCAGGTTTGGGTAGCAGGTAAGTTGGCAATGGCGCCATTTTCTACATTGCTGTGGCAATAACGACAATCCATCCCCAGTTCGCCAGCATGAAACTGATGACTATAAGGTACGGGCTGCTTCGGCGCATATCCTACATCGGTATATTTTGGAGAGAAATAATACGAAATAAACCAAATTGTAAACAGTAAGAAACCGAGTCCACCAACGAGGGCGATCAATGGAAGCCGATTAGACGCCTTGCTGAAAACTTGTGCCATATACCTTTTGGGGGTTAAAGAAAAAAGCAAATTGTGGCCTTGACCACACAATTTTTACCGAAGCATGGCCAATGTACAACCATAGTTGCATGTCGAGATTGAAAACCGATTGAAATAAAAGTCAGAATTCAGTCAAGTTTTAGATTCAATCTAAATTACAACAAGGTCGTATTGTGACAAACAGAACAACGAATCAAATGTGGCAGGTGGGGTTAAGATACGTGTTTTTTAGGGCAATACAAACGATGCTTCACGACAAAATTAAAAACAAACTTTTTGGGAACCAAAGACGGAACTGCTTATTCGCTTTGATCTAAGCGTATCTTAAAGGTCTATCTTTTTCATTAACAGTAGTTTTTATGCCATCATTTAGATCAACGAGTGCGAGTAATTCCATCACCTTTCGGCTTCGTTTAGACAATATCCCGGGCACACTTGCCAAGGCCATGTCTGCCATTGGAGAAGCTGGCGGCAACATCGGCGCTATTGATATCGTCCGGGTTGAGCAAAACAAACTGATACGCGACATCACCGTAAATACTGGTGGCGACGATCACATCGAAGAAATAACCCATGTGCTCAACGGAATTGAGGGGGTAGATGTGCTTCATTGGTCGGATCAAACCTTCATAATGCATTTGGGTGGAAAGTTAGACATCCGGAGCAAAGTGCCACTTAAATCCCGCGACCAACTTGCGATGGCCTATACCCCTGGTGTAGCCCGTGTTTGCATGGCCATCCATCATGCACCAGAAAAGGTGTATAAGCTGACCATCAAAGGCAATACGGTGGCCGTAGTTTCCGACGGAACGGCGGTATTGGGTCTTGGTGACATTGGCCCAGAGGCAGCGATGCCCGTGATGGAAGGAAAAGCACAGCTTTTCAAGGAATTTGCAGGCGTCAATGCGTTTCCAATTTGTCTGGCCACCAAAGACGTAGATGAAATTGTGGAAACCGTAAAACGTTTGGCCCCTACATTTGGTGGTATCAATCTGGAGGACATTTCGGCACCTCGGTGTTTTGAAATTGAGCGCCGTTTAAAAGAAGAACTGGACATTCCCGTTTTTCATGATGACCAGCACGGGACAGCGGTTGTTATGGCAGCAGGTATTATCAACGCCTTAAAGATTGTCAAGAAAAAACCCCAAGACCTAAAAGTGGTGATGCTCGGAATTGGGGCAGCCGGAACGGCCTGTACCAATATGCTCATCGAAATGGGGGTAACCAATATTATTGGCGCTGATAGAAGCGGCGCGATTCATAGAGGGCGCACCGACCTGACAAAAGAAAAAATGGATTATGCGCAACGTACAAATCCTCATTTGCTTTCCGGCAGCATCCACGAAATCTTACAAGATGCCGACGTCTTTATCGGACTTTCTGCCCCGAACCAAATCACGGTAGAGGATTTAAAAAAGATGGCGCCGGATCCCATTGTATTTGCGATGGCGAACCCAGATCCAGAAATCAAGCCCGAATTGGCCTACCCTCATGTGGCTGTTATGGCAACGGGCAGGAGCGATTACCCGAACCAAATTAACAATGTGTTATGTTTTCCAGGGTTATTTAAAGGAGTCCTCGAATGCCGTGCAAAAGACATTAATATGGAGATGAAAATGGCTGCTGCTTATGCCATCGCAGCCTCCATTTCTGATGAAGAACTCTACCCCTCGTATATCATACCGAGTGTATTCGACAAGCGGGTTGCGACAAAAGTAGCGGAAGCGGTTAAGAATGCGGCCTATGTGTCTGGAGCTGCACGTAGAAATAAGAACTAACTTGTTTTTTGACAAGGATAAAACACCTCTCTTGCTTTCAAGGGAGGTGTTGTTGATATTTCAGATACCCCTCCGCTTAACCGGAAAAGTGTCGAATTTTTCTGGAGAGGTACAAAGGACATTTCTTGCGGCATTGAGACTTTTTTAGACCCGCCTTTATTGCAATAGCCTTAAATATCCTGTATTTTGACACTGCACTTCAACCGAAGTTCAACTCCACCACCAACACCAGCTACCTTCCATATTTTATCCTCATTTTTATGAAGTTGAACTGTGTTCCTCGCGCAGGTTTCTGCTACCTGCTATTATTCCTCCTCCCCGGTATTGTGTTTGCACAAGCCAAAAGTCTTGGTACGCCTCCGAGCGATGCAGATCGGCAATTATTGGATCAATTGGTTGCACGTTATTACGAAAAACAACGCATTCTAACTGAGAAACAATTACTCTTGGCAACCATTCAACCTCAAATTGCCCGCCTCGAAACAATCCAAAGCATTGCCGCTTTGGGTGCTGGCCCACGAACGACTGTAAGCAAAATTCGCCAAGCATTTCCAGACGAGTTTGTGTCTATGGCTACCGAGGTTGCCTATGCGCTTTCGCTACGCCGGACAGTACTCGCGCCAGAGGTGTTTAGGTCCACGCTTCGGCAAGCCGGATTTTCGGCTAATGAAACCGAAGCCGCTATCAAAAATCATGCTGGACTTCCGGAAAAATTGACTTCCCAAAAGCAATTAGAAGAGATTGAAGTCCGACAATTATCCCAAGCCATTGCTGAAATCCGGGCACAGGTGGGTATGATAGCTCCCAAAGTAGGGCTTAAACCCGACGTTTTGCTGGGTTCAGGGAATTAAATTAGGCGGTGCGTTGCCGTCCAATTCTTTTATCCAACTCATTGGCCATATCGGGTAATTCATCCGGTATGGCTTTGATCGGGGAGTCTGGGAATTGATTTTCGATGGCACTAATACGTTCTTCCAACGGTTTACTCACTTCCAGCATGGTTTCCCGAATCATTTCTTGTAACTCCGAACGCGAAAGCGTTTTGTCATCTTGTTGTCCGTTTCGTTCAAATTCCATTTGAAAAAAAGGCAGTTTAATGTTTTTAGGCTGCGCCTGTGGGGATTGTAAACGCATCCGCTCTTTGGTTTCCATGGTAAATTTTTCATGCTGGAGCGCCATTTTCACAATGGAAACAACTGCGGCAGCAATAATGGTGGTAATGACGATGTAGATCATTTCTTTAAGACTTATAAAGTTCGGGGAACAATCGGATAATGTTACACATAGGAGATATTCAACTCCATTTGTAGAAAGACCATATCATACGTTGTGTGTTTACCAAGGTTTCAGAAAGATTGCGATTCAATATTCAACAGTAAGTCAAAACCAATGATGATATCATCTGTGGTACGCACCAATCCCCCAACAGAGACCGGAGGTATTACCCCAAAAGCGGTCATTTTAAGGGGTTGCTGCCCTTTTACCCTGAGCTTCCCTGATGACTTTTGTTGTACCGTAATAGGTATCCGATACCCCTTAGTATGACCATTAAGAGATACTTGGGCATAAAACCGACTGCCTCCGGAGGAATTTTTACCAAAGGTTATGGCCTCCACTTCACGAACATCTATTTCGATATTGGGGAATCGGTTTGCCTGAAGGGCGTCATACATCACACCGTTGAAAAGTCGGTTTCCGCAATCAAGTGTTCGGATGCGAATGGGTATTTGGACATGGGTTACTTTATAGCTCCCCTCCTTTGTCCAAGAAAAAGATTTTTTCGGAATCATCAGCGATGCGTTGCACCTAAAATCAGCAAGAGTGGTTTTACCCTTTATTTCTACGATGCTCCCTTGCAAAACCGCCCATTTCCCCATTTTATGATCCGAAAGCGCCTGGCCCAACGCAGGCTGGATCCCAAAACACAAAATCAATAGAATAAAATACCCCATATGCGAATACCCAAACTTAAAAGAGGCGCCAAACGAACTGTCTGCGCCTCTCCTTCTATGGCAAATAGATGGTTCATTAGACGAAATGATCAGAAGCCAACTGCCGCTTCGATCATCAGCCCTTTGAAGTTCGCTCCGTTACGTACATCCGTAGCTGGGAAGTCGCCGGAATAGTCTTGGTTTACATATTCCAATTTCGCCACCATGTTTTTGGTAACAAACCAGCCCAACACACCCTGCATACGGGTTACACTTACGTCTTTGATCGCGCCACTAAAGAGAAATTGTGCATCTACTTTATTGTAGCGACCACCCACGTAAAAGTTTTCTTTTGTGCCAAAACGATAGATTAGTTCACCCGCCAATTGGCCAGCAGTACGTTCATCTTTTTCGGCATTGCTCCGTCCTTGCGCCGTTTCATACGTCCCGAAGAACTCAATCCCTTTGTATTTCAGGAAAAGGTTTCCCATGATGGCGGTTACTTTATCCGTAAAACCGGGTTGGATATTACCAGACCAAGCTTGTGCGGTTGCATTGGTTGCCGTTCCACCAACAGATGCGGGTTCTACGACTAAGTAATATCGGGAGCCTGCACGGTCTCCATTATACAGAACGTTTCGGGTTGTACTTGAAATAGTATATACACTTCCAGTTGCTCGAAGACGAAGATCGTCATTGATTTGTTTGTCGTAGCCCAATTTTGCGATGTATGCAGGCTTCCGGCTGTTATCCGGATCGTTTGCTGTTTTGGCTGGACGGGTAATAACCCCATTTATTGCACCCGTGGTCATGGAAAAATCAGCCAGAATACCATTTTTTTGGTAGGTCACTTCGCCCCCAATTTCGGTATTGAAGGCATCAAGCACATAATTTCCGACAAAAGGATTATATACAGCGTTCCCATTATCTGTTCTGCGATAATGAGCATCACCATAGTTTAGTTCATTATGGCCTACACGAATGGTCAGATTTTCCATTACCTTATCTGCCAAATCGCTTTTCAGGAAAGGTAATTTATCAAATTGGATATAACCACCTTTGACCCAAGATTCGTTATGATGTCGTGCTGATAGGTAGGTGATCAGGTTCATGCGCACGCCATCTGCGAGCCAGACATCTATGTTCAGATTTGCCGTTGCGAGGTTGAACCCTGGGGCCAGATTATAAAGGTTATCGTTAATTTTATCGTTATTGGTA
It contains:
- a CDS encoding YceI family protein — translated: MGYFILLILCFGIQPALGQALSDHKMGKWAVLQGSIVEIKGKTTLADFRCNASLMIPKKSFSWTKEGSYKVTHVQIPIRIRTLDCGNRLFNGVMYDALQANRFPNIEIDVREVEAITFGKNSSGGSRFYAQVSLNGHTKGYRIPITVQQKSSGKLRVKGQQPLKMTAFGVIPPVSVGGLVRTTDDIIIGFDLLLNIESQSF
- a CDS encoding NAD-dependent malic enzyme; the encoded protein is MPSFRSTSASNSITFRLRLDNIPGTLAKAMSAIGEAGGNIGAIDIVRVEQNKLIRDITVNTGGDDHIEEITHVLNGIEGVDVLHWSDQTFIMHLGGKLDIRSKVPLKSRDQLAMAYTPGVARVCMAIHHAPEKVYKLTIKGNTVAVVSDGTAVLGLGDIGPEAAMPVMEGKAQLFKEFAGVNAFPICLATKDVDEIVETVKRLAPTFGGINLEDISAPRCFEIERRLKEELDIPVFHDDQHGTAVVMAAGIINALKIVKKKPQDLKVVMLGIGAAGTACTNMLIEMGVTNIIGADRSGAIHRGRTDLTKEKMDYAQRTNPHLLSGSIHEILQDADVFIGLSAPNQITVEDLKKMAPDPIVFAMANPDPEIKPELAYPHVAVMATGRSDYPNQINNVLCFPGLFKGVLECRAKDINMEMKMAAAYAIAASISDEELYPSYIIPSVFDKRVATKVAEAVKNAAYVSGAARRNKN